One genomic segment of Salvelinus namaycush isolate Seneca unplaced genomic scaffold, SaNama_1.0 Scaffold1026, whole genome shotgun sequence includes these proteins:
- the LOC120035319 gene encoding olfactory receptor 52E4-like, which translates to MNQTVLHSTVFFTAYGPPGPLNYAAFFLTFLLFFITIFANISLMLVIYLESHLHKPMYIFLFNLAVNGLIGCLSVCPKIMDNLVNDIKDISHEGCLLQVFFSSVYALCAYVILAVMAYDRYVSICKPLQYHSIMTPSKVKMLVALVYFIPITMLAFQIFITSRLPVCSYNINKLFCDNLAVVKLSCVESALSNLYGICMIASLVVLPFVLVVLSYIKILLVCLKVSKESRNKAFNTCAPHLITFINFSTAILFSFVYNRHSTVSKEVNVLISVLFILFPPLVHPIIYGIRTKEIRTCITKIIRTRIFPNS; encoded by the coding sequence ATGAACCAGACTGTCTTACATAGCACTGTGTTTTTCACTGCGTATGGACCTCCAGGCCCACTCAACTACGCAGCTTTTTTCTTAACATTTTTGCTTTTCTTCATTACAATATTTGCCAACATCAGTCTCATGCTTGTCATCTACTTAGAATCACACTTACACAAGCCCATGTACATATTTCTGTTCAACTTGGCGGTGAATGGACTGATTGGGTGTTTATCCGTCTGTCCGAAGATCATGGACAATCTTGTTAATGACATAAAGGACATCTCTCACGAAGGTTGTTTATTGCAGGTGTTTTTCAGCAGTGTATATGCATTGTGTGCTTACGTTATTCTAGCAGTGATGGCATATGACAGGTATGTCTCAATTTGTAAGCCATTGCAATATCATAGCATTATGACTCCTTCTAAAGTGAAGATGTTGGTAGCCTTGGTATATTTTATTCCCATAACTATGCTTGCTTTTCAAATATTTATCACTTCTAGGCTCCCTGTGTGCAGCTACAACATCAATAAGCTTTTTTGTGATAACTTAGCAGTTGTTAAACTCTCCTGTGTTGAAAGTGCACTGAGTAACCTGTATGGTATATGTATGATAGCAAGTCTAGTGGTTTTACCTTTTGTGTTAGTTGTGCTCTCATACATCAAAATATTACTTGTTTGCTTGAAAGTCTCAAAGGAGTCACGAAACAAGGCTTTTAATACGTGTGCTCCCCACTTGATCACTTTCATCAACTTCTCTACAGCCATCCTTTTTTCTTTTGTTTACAACAGGCACAGTACAGTCAGCAAGGAGGTTAATGTATTAATATCAGTACTGTTCATTCTGTTCCCACCACTGGTACACCCTATCATATATGGTATTAGGACCAAGGAGATCAGAACATGTATTACAAAAATTATAAGAACAAGAATCTTTCCTAACTCTTGA